TATGGCTATTATCAAAGTCTTATTTTGaatgttatataattattttagtAATTCCTAgggtattatattttttttttaatttttcactatTGTCCAAAGAAAGACATTTGTCTCATAACCATACAATGGACACATATTTTGACACTTTaaaatgttttccttttatatgtcatgtatgttggtCATTTATAAGGAGGATGCAAATTTCTTGTACAAAATGTActacaataacaaaataaataaccaaCTAATTGAACAAAgcagcacaaaaaaaaaccaatttagcATAAAGTAGCATGCACTTTCATATAAATGAACACAAGCAAttgcaaacatgtttaaaccgTTACAAAAGTAAGCATGTCAAGCCtaaagcaaataaaacaaaatggctgTAGTTGATAAGTACAACTTGGGTTCAACCCTTAACTATAACTATTCTCTCAGgattattttatcaatttagacATTAAAAATTTCAGCACGTGGTTAAATATccacatgaaaaataaatatataaatgtatatttagaAAGTTGTCTGAAAAAGAGAACTGATtcccttttccttttttttcaaatttttgtttttgtttcattgatttatgaatatttaattattatttaaaagtaatttgaGCGAGATATTCTATATTTTAGATTATTTAAATGAGAGTTACATGTAGGTTTATAGTTTTAGGATTGAATCCATTGCTCATTTGCATGATTTTTAACAAATGCCAGCTCATAAACTAAAAGCACATAGAAGCACATGTAAGAACAATTCAACACACATATACTTACACTCATTGTAGTAttctaaaatgtataaaagaaataataaatacatCAGAAATGGTAGATATATGTACAAATATGCAAGCATGGTATATGTATTTTACTGGAGACAAAAATAGTGATAACAGTATGTGACGGAGTATATAAAAGTTCTATGCAAGTTAGCAACAACGGAATTGCTTGCGAATATGCCACTGGTCTCTTGAGCTAGTGCGATTTTCAAGGATCACAGTGACTCCTAAGTGACGAATGCGTGTTTTGAGTTTTTCATCTGACCTAATCTTGTATGCAATTTTTGCAAGTTCATTTCGGGCTTCCTTCATGCATGGAGGCAGATCGTCTACAATACGGATATTTTTTCCGGCTAAATGTGACCCATGAGATAAGAATAGCTCTTTATCGGCATAATGTATAAATCTAATTATTATGGGATTTGGTCGTTTTTTCTCTCCTGAATTCTGCCTAGCTGGTATTCTATGAGCATTTGCAAATGGAAAACTTTCTGCTTTAGGTTTTtccattttcaaataattaatcaTTAGGTCATCAATAACTTTCCAGATGTTTTCATCACTCTTTTCATGCATGCCATACACTAAAGCGTTATATTTGCGGTCATGTTTTTCAAGTAGTAACTGcttctcttttaaatttttcacgTCAGTCTCAAAACTCTGCCTCATTGACTCAAACTTCTCTACCTCTAGAGATTGCACATTGAGTTCCATAGCCTCAACCCCTCTTTGTAACTCATCGTGATCTTGCCTTAATTCTTTTAATGCTTGACCTGTTTCTGAGACCTTTAACTTAACTTGTTTTACATCTTGTTTTACCTCCTGCACtagatttgaaaatttattttcaattgtatCTAATTTCTCATtaaatttatttacttttgagTCTACTGCCAAAATAAGGGTTTTCAGATCTTCCATAGTTGTATTTGAAGGACTTGCCATGATGATATCAGTAAATTGTGTGTCAATTTCAATGTTACCTTTATgaatgacatgtacatgtatgacgtaACATGTACACAAAAATATCAACGATGAAGCGATGAAACTATGTCACAATACCACGATTGAAAATTGCGTAATAAATGTCTTTGAACTAACTAAAACCTCTAGACGATGTTTTGTTTATGATATTTGCAATCTTTTAAGTATTTCTATTACATATTCATTGAGTATTTTGTTGTTTTCCCCGGACTTCAAAAAATTACATGGTGGCTGCCATTACAGGGGAGGTAACTGCTATGATAACTTGTTCCATTGGTCGATATGAATTACCGTGATGTTTCGgtgaaataaaaaccgataatttcataTGTGAAATAAACTCGTGTATTCCACTCCACTGCAGTCATACAACACTAGTTGTTGTCAAGACGTCGTCGATGACGTTGCAACAAAACAAATTATGCACGCATCAAAAAGATATACTTCCTTACATTTTCTAGTATGATTCCGCCAATgtcataaaataataataaatcaaagaattcaaatatcgaaaaatatttaaCGTGTGactgaacaacactgataatCAAGTCATGCATTACGCGCATTCGGGAATTAAAATATTGTTGTGTctctcgttgaatatttttctatatttgtgttctacaattttttattcattaattaGCCGCTTgtatatgattaaaaaaacaaattccaTACAGGtcatttattcagtttgtgaAATATTTAACATCCCTAGTGTACTCATTTATTACCGTTTAAGAGGAAAAACGTGTGTTTAGTTCTCTTACGTAATTATAACAATAAGAAATTCTGTTTAACAAAGGAAGTATAGAACGAATAAGTTGCTGACGCTAGCTGTTTTTTTTCCTGAAAACTTCATAACAGAAAACTGCAagcttttatttttaaacttttcttttgaaattaagtatttatctattttttttaattttcaggaaacaaaaatagaaattttgcAGAAAGTTATTCCAGACAAAGATAATCCACAACAGTATAAACAAGATGCTCTAAAATACCTTGATTTTGCCTATAAACATGGCCGATCTCTTACGATCAATGTATGTTAATATATACTTAATAAATCTCCGTAGATACACGATTAAAATAACTCTACATATACGCCTAGACAGAATTCGATTTCACTAACATTTAAATTTTAGCCATGGAATCTGAATTTTCAAGACCCAAAAGCATAAGAATAATAAAACGTCTTCACAGAAAGTAAAACGCTCATTTCTTTATTCAGCGTCTCATTTTTGCGACGTTATATTTTAAGTGAAGATCAGCGAATATGCGGAATTGGAagtattcttttttgtttttttttccagttCCAGGTTGTCTATATCATTTCTCTAAGATCAAGTTCAATCAGAGTTTTGCTCCATATATAACGGATTATCATGTCtaattgagcaaaaaaaaaatgcttttactTTATGCTTAGAGAATTTGAGAAGAGCACAAATGATACAAAGGAGCATTTACAAAATGAATCAAGTCATGTCACATGTGTTAGCATTTGCAATGGAACTTTTTAAGCttgtttaaaaattcaaaaataaaatttaaggtaactgattttctatttctatttcacCTAGCCTATAAACAATGTGACCTTCTGTAAGTACTTGGCGTCTATAATTGGTGTCTATCGCGCTGAGCTCATTCATAGacgaacaattttcaaaaatgttgttTGCTTTGAAACATCAGgtttaatttgaaacaaacttTGGCTGAACGGTGGCGACTCCAAGAATATCTTATAACCATTATATATTTCTGCACACAAAACAACTTGGAAGccattttataaaatgaacatAACTAATATTGATAGTTTAATAATAGACTCCTCACAGAATCTCTAActcttttttgctttttgttagagaaaaaaagatatcatatgtctgaaaaaaaaaccaactacaAAATACAACACTGAACAAGAATATATGGCTTAAATGGCGGACTAAATTTAAAGTCGTGTGACAACAGTGATTTTACCCGATGATTAAATATTCCTTTTAAACAATACTTGTTTTACAGGAGTGTTCCACCTgttacatttgaataaaaaaataaaaaaataaaatataagataatATAAAATCGTTTGCACATTTTCAGGAGTGTATGCAACATGTCGCAATTCTCAGAGGTGAAAGTACTCAGGAATATTATCAAATAAGATCGGGTTTCAAACCAAAACatcaaatatgtatatatagcGGACCGGTTATTTATGGAAAATGTCTACTGTTTCTTATTCAGTATGGGACGGATCGTAATGACACAATAAGAGTGGTAGGTGTTATTTTCTATTCTTACAATCCATTGGATAAATCACTAGTCTTTAAAATGCtttttatttctttgtatttgatacttccattatttttttttaatttttaaatggcAAGCAGTGTTAGCTGTTTTTTCGATTGATAGTTGGATCTCTTTTGGCATTCGGATTTTCCCCCATAGTTAGGAAGAAATGATTTTTGAGCCCAGGAATAAATTGTCTAAGCGATATTTGGCAAGACCATTCGGAATGTTGTTCCTTAATGCTAAGTAACTTCGTACTAATTTggcctttataacttttttttaaatttattttaatgaatcttttgtagacggaaaGTGCGTCTAGCGTACAAGATTTTACCCTGgtttttatgatgagtttatcactACCTAATTGATATTGCTTTTCTTTATGACTTATACTGCACCTAgctgtgttttttttctcaaaaatatagtaacatagctatatttgtataatgtcaatttcatcatggtaCACTTTCTCCACAATAATGGGTCAATTAAGGGATACAAATAAGTTTTacatttgtgttacgatttaaaaagcaatcaatgtaataatttaagttgcagtataaaaacaatattgggtcaatgtcataaaatataaactttttgtaCTCGGTGCAAAACTGGAGAAGGGCTCAGTAGAGCCTCGCCTTTCCTTAATTTCTCAGCCTCACACACAAAATTTTatattgacctaatattgtatatgttCCTGTAAACACACCTCTACTGGAATAAATACATGTTGTATTCGTGTATTCTTGCAGATTATAAGATGTGCTGACAGACAAAGCTTTAAAAGTCCAATTATACATAAACTACATCTAGGAAGATATATCATCGAGGGATCACACAAAACTCTTGGAGCAAAATTAGCTTGGTGTGCAGAATCTGGGTAATATAAAAATGGAAGATAAAAGTTGATACTAATGTTTTTAAAGAGGTATTTTAAAGTTGCTAACGTTCTTGTCTTAGTAagagatttttaaaaaataacatgacaAACAAAACCTTAACTTCCGCAAAACATAAATTCTGGTGGTAAGCATTGCTTTCaactttttttcttataaaatagttTTGAACCTTTTATAAAGCTTTGGTTTGAGAAGACATGTATTCAAATAACTAACGTATATCCATATCTTTTCTGGTAATGAGCTGCAAATTAACAAAGTAGAactaaacaaacaaaatcataactatatataaaaatgttaaaaaaaggaCTACGATCTTCAGTATAATTTCATATAGCTTAAGCTGTCGTTTGATATGATGTGTTCTCCGTCTGTAAacatttcctttatttttttaagacagTTAACAAAAAGTCAAACCTTTTACTAATTTTTCCTTACATTGAAGCCTTGGCATATATTCTTATATCTGATTCGAAGACATGCCGGATGATTGTCTTCATTCTTTAGTCTTCAACAATtattattatgtttgtttgtcaGTTTACGAAGATATCTAAAATGAAAGGATGATTGCCAATATGACAGCTATCCACTACATTCCAAATGACAAAGACGTTTACAAATATAGGTCATCGTATAGCCTTCAATAGTGAACCTTCCATACCGCATAATTAGGTATTAAAGACtccaaaacaaatcaaatgagaaaacaaacggtctgaTATATGTTCCTAAAAAAATGATATGCAACAAGAAACGATAACCACTAATTTAAAGGCTTCTAAATTGGAACAGGCCCATATAGAAAGTATCTGGTTAAACCACTTTTTggtgtcaaataaaggcaacagtagtataccgctgttcaaaactcataaatccatggacaaaaaacaaaatcgggataacaaactaaaaccgagggaaacgcattaaatataagaggagaacaacgacataacactacaatgtaacacacatagacaaaatcccacgagaataacaaatataacatatatatataacatcaaaaccaaatacatgaatttgggatagacaagtaccgtgacacgtcttatcgcaatgtgaatttacactcaaaaataagagaaaacaaacgacacaacgttataatgtaatacacacagaaacgaactataatataacaatgattatattcctgacttggtacagggcatttttaaaggaaaaaatggtgggttgaacctggttttgtggcatgccaaacctcgcacttttatggccatgtgaaatataacatcaaaatgacaacacaggactacaatataaataaattggagaacacaattgacaaagaatcacacgaacaacagccaacaaaaggcaacaagttcaaaattttaatacgccagaagtgtattttgtccacacaagacttatgtgtgacgcacagatacaaaagtttgaaagccgaaacgagtacaaagttgaacagcaaaCTCTCTCTCCCCCTGTACAAAATACAGtacaaaaatacagaacaaaCTGTAAACATCAGCTAAAATAGGCTGTAcacatcagattgatacaaaacagaaacaaaacctaaaaaaaaaccatacctgACGGGgtagggtatttatacatccccacaacaacaaaaaagacagaaagtacagatttgagagtactcgcagttactaacacagctagttcaaagccaattctaactaataaaataaatgtcaatATTCAAACATCGAATGGATTTAATGAAAGACGTCATTACCAATCAGAGATAAACACGACCTTacgcaatgccaagatacaggtacaTACCGATAGTAGAGTCATTAATGTGCATACATTGTACGTATGTAAGAATAATAcacagtttgatttttttaactgatAACATTATTAATATTCGTAATTAAGAAAATGATATTCaaagataaaaaatatcaaaacagtgttactgcgagtactctcagatctatgtctttttgttgttggatgTACAAGGTCCCGGCCACGTTCAATCTGTGTTTTTGTTGGATGTTTGGTGACGAACCTAATTTACTTTTAGTCTTATTCCTATTACAGACAGTcaggtcaaataattttgtttaaccAGTATGGGGAGATTCACGAACAAATTCCCTATAGAAGCATTATAGCAAAGAAACAATCTGGGAAGGAAGACAGTTTTTGTATCATGGGtgaaaactttgtttatattgacAAGAATGACAGGTAAATGTTTTGGTTACAAATCACGCTATTTACCTGGACAGctgaaagatatattttttttagtatcgCAGAAAACTGTTACGTGTAGTTTGTCtgtttatatatctttaaaatttgtGTCCAATCTCTTCGTCGTGTGGGCATGTAAAATGTATGTTGATGATAAATAATGTCATTGGATCGCGAATCGATAGCAGATAAACGATGTCAATCAAAGTGATTCTTATTTATATTCTATATCAATAACGCAATGCTGGTTTGCATGGATATTCAAATGTCAACAAATTCAAAGCTTCAAATGTCAGAGTTAATGCTATCCATTAATCAtgctaatgcaacaacgtttttAACGTTCATTCTGACCGGTAGTTAAACCAATGCAAAAATGGGGCGACTGTTTGTTTGTGCAGGTTCTACAAGTATATGTACACAGTCATTATGGGGTCAATAACTTAGATATCCCATGTAGTGACAGTGCCACGATCTCTGCACGCTATGATCGATAACAGCAATCATTTAATGGGTTCGAAGGAGGCATGTTGCATGATCGTAGggacaaaaaaaatacaattgttgaatattttgaatgGATTGCACTTAAAACACATCATTGCAGCAAGATATGTTACGATTTTGAAGAAACCAGCAGAGAATTTTAGTAACAAAGCACAAAAACAGTCGAAAACATGATATAATAATTGTAAAACACTTAAAAATCAACAATTACATTAAATAAAGGAAACATTAGTttatcgctgttcgaaattcataaatcgttgagaaaaaaaaaacacacaaaaagtaacacacacagaaacgaactataatataacaatgaccatttacCTGACTTTGTAACACTATAACTAATACCGCATTAGATTTGCTGTTCCACAACTAGAGTCTCTGCGGTTGTTCACGAGGTTGCAATATTTGAAAATCTAGAAACCAGATATATgtttatttctcatttttttacttcattttgttaataatcaaataatgtttTAAGAATGTGTACATAACTTTTGCAAACTTTTTTTGGTGTTAATCTAATCATTcaagtaaatattattttcattttgaagttAATTCTATTGTGTGGTTTTCACTATGTATCACAAACAGGAACATCACAACAGAATGATTGCAAACTTTTCTTATGTTAAACAGGTCTTTTAATTGTATCAATacttatatttgcattttttgcaGAATGTGTATAAGGCAGGAACATGAGAACACAATCATTGACAATTTCACTAATGTGAAAGAAATCTTTGTTGTTAATGCTGATGTTTGTATAATCCAAGATTCTACAGGAGTCTGTGTATTTAACATAAGGAAAACCACATGTTTGAAACTGaatttaaagataaaagaaaGCATTGAAGGTACAAAATAGTTTAGGTAGAAGAAATGACAAAATTCAAGTTCAATAATCTTGTAATCTACTGAAATCATTGagattattatataattaatatagctAAAAATGTCTCACTTCATTCCAGAACAACAACCTCAGTGTTAAAGCGGTATGGGTCTCGATTCATTAATGGTGGTATGATTTATTACGGGTTCAAATCAAACGCTATGTATATTTAGTAGTTCGACCTCTCTGCCTTGCACCCGGCGTTAATGATGATTGCTAGTCCGCTCGGAGTCcgaattaatcatgttaatgtttggATCCGGACGTTTCCCTGTTGAATCATTATTATTCTGGTAtaccaataaaatatatattttaaaaaggatTCAATACAATTTGTGGAAAtcaattatcaaatcaataatAACGAAAATAAAGGTTATTCCAAATCCACAAACATTGGTGCAAACAGTAGAACATacaatatcatttttgttttgtcctTTCAAACAGAATAATTAAAAGTAAAgaaacttaaaattaaaacaattaccATTCATATTCTATTATAGTCACTTGAATTcatgtttactttttatgtattaattttataaaaatttgatatATGGGTTACTAGTAACACCTTTCATGTAAGTTCTACCTCAATCACAACTGTAGACCTTGTGATATCAGTACGATTAATATTTTAGATTGTTTAGATTGTTAAATATATGCAGATAtatcatattattattgtttataggGGTATTTTAGAAAGAGATGAAGATGTTATTCATTTGGCACACAACATTAATATTCATCTATTGGAGACAAAGATAACGAAAACTGATGAAAGCATTATTTATAGAATTGTACTGCATGCCGAAACCTTACTTTTGGTCATTGAGATATCAGAACAACAAAGTAATCAGTAAGTCAATACTTTATGATGAGAAATTTTCGCAAgctttacctttttgtttgtgtatatatttcataaatgtatatgaaaaggtatattGGCAGGTACAAGTATTTCTTTGAACACACCATTTTTTCTCCTGATGGAACATCTTTTATTCCTAATAATAGTTGATTTATACTTTCAAGTAGAATTTTTAGTCAGGGTTGGGTTAAGTGCAAAGGTATTCTTATTACTGGATATTGAAAGACCCATTTGTATTTTTTGGTTTGCTCTCGAATATGCAGGATCCGTTTCATAGTGATGCTGGACCACGGTCTTCATTTGGCTACGACTGTGTACTGTCCCATTTTTTCAATACCAATAAACGTCGACACTCTGATTTGATATTCTATATCTTTCCACAGTAATGTCCAAACAGGAGTGTTTAACAGGCACATTAAAAGGTGTTTTGAATACGTCAAATTCAATTCCTTAATCTCGATTACTTTTGTTAATAACATACATCGTTGGACGGTTATCAAAAAACGATGAACTTTGTAAAAAGCTCACGAAAAGAATGTAAAAGAGAATTTTTTaagtactagtatataatttCGTTAGACGgtttaaataaatttcttaatTTGATGGTCCTTTTAATTCCAAGAAAAATAACTGCTTCTGGACTCCCCTCACTACAATTCTTTCAAATTCTCAAAAAGAAATTTTCCAATTTGATTAAATGGTCCTTTAACATTTTCATACATGAAAATAGATTTATTTCAAGCTTAAAATATAAACCACATGTGATGATTTCAAATTCCCGAACGTCAACTTTTCATTTCTCAGCAGAAATATACCCTCTTTTCCGCTATATGACGTGCGTTACACTCATGTATGTTATCACTAGACATACTTTATCAACAGGGTATCCTCCTTACACAAAAAGGCCCAATTAGAGTTATTAGGAAAAAAGTCTGAAATCGACACTATCAAAATTTGCCAACAACCTTCACAATCTGGCAGACCGATACGATGTGTCGGTGTCTCAAGTAACTAGTGACATTTCTCGGTTTAGTGATCTTCAGATACTAGTTACTGTAGCTaattattttcgtggattgctaaaacttgcatattcttacatatttgaattcgtggttttgccaatctctgtattcAAAGCCTATTGAAATATGTTATTCGTTAAagatttgaattcgtggttcacctgtacccacaaaatccacaaaaattggtatccagcgAATAATAATAAACCCACAATAAGTCATTCGATCTGTAATTTTACCAATTGTGTCCCATTTCCGATTGTTTCAAATTGACTTCATGTGTGTGAATTTTCATTAGGGTTGATGTATCGATAGCAGGAGACGCTTAATGAAAATGGTGAATATCATATTCAAACTTAATGGGATTTTTGAAAGATGACGGCAGGTACTTAAGATCAAATTCAAATCTCAGATATTACCAGtttaggattttgtctaatgcttagtccgtttatgtgtgtgtgtgtgtgtttcattaaaatgttgtgtcgttgttctcctcttatatttaatgcgtttccctcatttttagtttgttaccccgatttttttttttctatggatttatgagttttgaaccgcggtatactactgttgcctttatttaatgcttcatttataatttgtaaatgtTTAGAGAATGTTCCTGAAACTGACAATGACAACCTCATGCCAAAGAAAACTATAACAAACACTAGTCCTAAAATAACTAAACATCTCTATTAAAAACAGTAAAGTATTTATTAATTATTCAGGAACTTTCtctaaacatttaaaattttttcTATTTGCTTTAGATTTTATGAAGCTTCTATAACTACAGCAATACATCTGCCTGGTTATCCAACAGATTTCTGTTTTGTCAGCAGAAATGGTGAGTTTTTATTGACGTTAAAGCAAATGCATTTTGAATACATTTATGCGGAGGTAATGCAAAtgatactaaaattttgttattttcaaatttagttCAGTAAAACAATTCTCTAGTATGTCGTATATCTGTCTCTACAACCTTTCAGTATTCATGAATATTATTTAAGGGAACAAAACATCTCTATTTATGACGTAAagcttgttttgttttaaataagtgttgaacattacaaaaataaaaaaaaatcttaaagctTTTTTTTCCTagaatatataatatgatttatGAAATCAATAACGTTTTAGACTATCAATAAAGtttatcattgttattttttttaacatatcgATAAGGGTGACTGGGGATTTGAAAGAAACCGAGGCActcttggtcttcttccgaccggatGTAAAATCCTTTGCTGTACAGTATATAGCCTAGCTCTCAGAATGTCGACAATAAATCCGATGTTTCTTATAGAGAGACAGGGCTACGACCTCTAAATGTTAAGCCCATTTGCAACAACGGTTCGAGATGTTTTTCATGTTAACTGCAAGCCTTAGATAAAATTACTGTACTTATCCCTATTactctcattttccagtggcagtttaaattaatttatattcTATTACTGTACATATCTTGTGTTTGTATTCTTAATTTGTTCTTGTCAACAACTACAGTTCACAATACAACTAATCTAAAAACAATCCCATACTGTATAGTAAGTTAAAAGAGGTACCGGATTTCAATAAGaaagaggtacgaaagataccagagggataacCAAACTTATAGATTGAAACCAAACTGagaacgccatggataaaaattgaaaaaaaaaacagacaattaatagtacagaaaacaaaacatagaaaactaaggactaaACAACACGAAGACTTACCAAAACCTGGGGGAGATCTcagatgctctggaagggtaatcaggtcctgctccacatgtgacactaTAAAACTATAAAAAGGCAACACCAACAGTCTGAACTTTTAAATCCTGGCTTCAAGCAGTCACACGAGGAATTTTGCAAGGTAATTATACAACAAACGGAGATAGTGTATAAACACCAATAATACAACTacttattttaattgaaataacatGGCTGAAAGCAACTATacgtcaccttacggccttcaaccattCTATGTTAAGTCCTGACATGGACCACGTAAATAAAAGCATGACAGATACCAACCGAAGACAACCATTTATGTACGGACTCCTGATTGGGGACAGG
The window above is part of the Mytilus edulis chromosome 6, xbMytEdul2.2, whole genome shotgun sequence genome. Proteins encoded here:
- the LOC139528146 gene encoding uncharacterized protein isoform X1, with product MSVKGNFYIPTLCELYRDEDGITVHVKQQSFSCFESYYRKNTNKFITGHSMVFNWKNGEGLTEKFNLFSKIQDVMYKETKIEILQKVIPDKDNPQQYKQDALKYLDFAYKHGRSLTINECMQHVAILRGESTQEYYQIRSGFKPKHQICIYSGPVIYGKCLLFLIQYGTDRNDTIRVIIRCADRQSFKSPIIHKLHLGRYIIEGSHKTLGAKLAWCAESGQSGQIILFNQYGEIHEQIPYRSIIAKKQSGKEDSFCIMGENFVYIDKNDRMCIRQEHENTIIDNFTNVKEIFVVNADVCIIQDSTGVCVFNIRKTTCLKLNLKIKESIEGVF
- the LOC139528146 gene encoding uncharacterized protein isoform X3; protein product: MVFNWKNGEGLTEKFNLFSKIQDVMYKETKIEILQKVIPDKDNPQQYKQDALKYLDFAYKHGRSLTINECMQHVAILRGESTQEYYQIRSGFKPKHQICIYSGPVIYGKCLLFLIQYGTDRNDTIRVIIRCADRQSFKSPIIHKLHLGRYIIEGSHKTLGAKLAWCAESGQSGQIILFNQYGEIHEQIPYRSIIAKKQSGKEDSFCIMGENFVYIDKNDRMCIRQEHENTIIDNFTNVKEIFVVNADVCIIQDSTGVCVFNIRKTTCLKLNLKIKESIEGVF